A region from the Acidobacteriota bacterium genome encodes:
- a CDS encoding DsbA family protein, translating into MRVYHRPQAQATWVGSANPTSAIKTVVAQSGMTGAEVDACLALADLRSGITNMKIAGQQQYGVSGTPTFIIGSQTVVGAVPFATFDALLRSLTQ; encoded by the coding sequence ATGCGCGTCTATCATAGACCACAGGCGCAGGCGACTTGGGTAGGCAGCGCGAATCCGACCAGCGCGATCAAGACCGTGGTCGCCCAGTCGGGGATGACCGGCGCGGAGGTTGACGCGTGTCTCGCTCTCGCCGATCTGCGGAGCGGCATCACGAACATGAAGATAGCCGGACAGCAGCAGTACGGCGTCAGCGGCACGCCGACCTTCATCATTGGGTCGCAGACCGTTGTGGGCGCCGTCCCGTTTGCCACCTTTGACGCCTTGTTGAGATCCCTCACTCAGTAA
- a CDS encoding peptidase M4: MATANVPYEKLELGPTGSLFQVNCEGAPKPLESAPLNLDDPNLLLSAGLMPTPADGRFHLQMVYAVCSLTYSAFRRALGRDIAWATAAPPEGPHRLVVRPFAFRGRNAGYSREAGDLSFGYFSAGRDPAGFVMRKGLICTALSHDIVAHETTHALLDGLRSLFQVPTNVDVPAFHEGFADLVALFLHFSYADVVERAIRESRGSLVRGSLLTDLAREFGYARSKAGKGSALRSGVDVDGVAAFDSDVPLSNDSRPMSYDEAGTEPHALGSVLVSAVFEAFTTVVRRKTERLFGIAGLDARTAGQTPISDALVKAIAQEASDVAGQFLNVCIRAIDYCPPADMELGEYLRALLTADSEMERSDKWGFRESLMRSFRRRSIFPDHVQFLTEDAMVWHSPEATLRIPALAFRELRFDGEPGQPADVKELRRQAHALGTFVTAPEHARVFHLVAPGAPLPNGIVQASPPTVESIRVSRRVSPDGRVLFDLVAEVTQSCTVRRAGDLFDVNGGSTIVIDPQGEIRFAIYKKFDSETRQARQHAAMRGPLSRFWKKTGRRFDLQPDVLRLLHTIGST, from the coding sequence GTGGCCACCGCGAATGTGCCGTACGAGAAGCTGGAGCTTGGTCCCACCGGATCGCTCTTTCAGGTGAACTGCGAGGGTGCGCCCAAGCCGCTCGAATCGGCGCCGCTGAACCTGGACGATCCCAACCTTCTCCTGTCGGCCGGCCTGATGCCGACGCCGGCTGACGGACGCTTTCACCTGCAGATGGTCTACGCGGTGTGCAGCCTGACCTATTCCGCCTTCCGGCGGGCGCTTGGGCGGGACATCGCCTGGGCCACCGCGGCGCCACCCGAGGGCCCGCATCGTCTCGTGGTGCGTCCCTTCGCGTTCCGGGGCCGCAACGCGGGTTACAGCCGCGAGGCCGGCGACCTGTCGTTTGGGTATTTCAGCGCGGGACGTGATCCGGCCGGCTTCGTCATGCGCAAGGGCCTGATCTGTACGGCCCTCAGCCATGACATCGTCGCTCACGAAACCACGCACGCCCTCCTCGACGGTCTTCGGTCGCTGTTTCAGGTGCCCACCAACGTCGACGTGCCGGCGTTCCACGAAGGGTTCGCCGATCTCGTGGCGCTGTTCCTTCACTTCAGTTACGCGGATGTCGTGGAGCGGGCCATTCGTGAATCGCGGGGCAGCCTGGTGCGCGGTTCTCTGTTGACCGATCTGGCCCGCGAATTCGGCTACGCACGATCGAAGGCGGGAAAGGGCTCCGCGCTCCGATCAGGCGTGGACGTCGACGGGGTCGCAGCCTTCGATTCCGATGTGCCGCTCTCGAACGATTCGCGACCGATGTCGTACGACGAGGCGGGAACCGAGCCGCACGCGCTCGGTTCGGTATTGGTCTCGGCGGTGTTCGAGGCGTTCACGACGGTCGTGCGGCGCAAGACCGAGCGCCTGTTCGGCATCGCCGGCCTGGATGCCCGTACAGCCGGGCAGACACCGATCAGCGACGCGCTCGTGAAGGCGATCGCCCAGGAGGCGAGCGATGTGGCCGGCCAGTTCCTCAACGTCTGCATCCGCGCGATTGACTACTGCCCGCCGGCTGACATGGAGCTCGGCGAGTACCTGCGGGCGCTGCTCACCGCCGACAGCGAGATGGAACGGAGCGACAAGTGGGGATTTCGTGAATCGCTGATGCGATCGTTCCGGCGTCGTTCTATCTTTCCCGATCACGTCCAGTTCCTCACCGAGGACGCGATGGTGTGGCACTCACCCGAGGCAACCCTCCGAATTCCCGCTCTCGCCTTCCGCGAGCTTCGGTTCGATGGCGAACCGGGGCAGCCGGCCGACGTGAAGGAGTTGAGGCGCCAGGCGCACGCCCTCGGGACGTTCGTCACCGCTCCAGAGCACGCGCGAGTCTTTCACCTCGTGGCGCCGGGTGCGCCGCTTCCCAATGGCATCGTTCAGGCGTCGCCACCGACGGTGGAGTCGATTCGTGTGAGTCGGCGCGTCTCCCCGGATGGGCGCGTACTGTTCGATCTGGTGGCCGAGGTCACGCAATCGTGCACGGTCCGGCGGGCGGGCGATCTGTTCGACGTAAACGGCGGCAGCACCATCGTCATCGACCCGCAGGGAGAGATACGGTTCGCCATCTACAAGAAGTTCGACAGTGAGACGCGGCAGGCTCGCCAGCACGCCGCGATGCGCGGGCCGCTCTCCAGGTTCTGGAAGAAGACCGGGCGGCGTTTCGATCTGCAGCCGGACGTGCTGCGCCTGCTCCACACTATTGGCTCAACTTGA
- a CDS encoding sigma 54-interacting transcriptional regulator, whose protein sequence is MIAHGAAVAEGEGVGESTAASRGPGQTTGDASGRVPGVDELFGRGRYAAAERLLRREIGRLRRRRNFRGAGGVALDLGHQHLLRGRVTAALTDASEAEELCSAARWPCGVVAGQLLAGWSLLEDDRLAEAEATLRSALAGAVEHAHANCVRAATLSVATYLVADRRMGDAQAAMATLPADGREPWRHADAVAERPESDGLAARCTEPWEKPPRLLPRHHELLSAEIQIRLALAAGDPNLAADRLARACGVGAMACGTDRVSLSVCEVLVLGAQGRTSEASHACAAGLRAARTAHAPAMALELRLIYAQVLAEMGQLRDAARLVERLQESKWPAPSRLRRRLREVADRIGQARNGSPSVAGGPTVQVDAADVLAILQSCGEREDDHQIVSGVCQALRTSLHATAVAVFGGSARTTPLACVGSRSFTADIIRRTLTSRRPSDLADVAYSGEAAAPICSGNETLGVIVAKWPAPPGSLALRHLALLRSAASAVVPAVRGLAGDAPDLSRHAGVLAEIAGSSSAVIELRQSVVGAAAAPFPVLIQGESGSGKELVAKSIHGASDRRARRFCPVNCAALPDELCEAELFGHARGAFTGAATDRAGLFEDADGGTLFLDEISELSPRAQAKLLRVIQEGEVRRLGENSHRRVDPRIVAASNRSLQDEVDAGRFRHDLLFRLDVIRVRVPSLRERPEDIPCLVAQIWRTARERLASRAELSPATVDALTRYAWPGNVRELQNVLCALAAYAPRCGRVGPDRLPCHIKASRTSVAVAQTLEDGRREFERRFVRDALVRAGGRRTRAAEQLGVTRQGLAKLLARLEISAGPGVPDDGTSGP, encoded by the coding sequence ATGATTGCCCATGGTGCCGCCGTAGCCGAAGGCGAAGGCGTCGGCGAGAGCACGGCGGCCAGTCGTGGCCCTGGCCAGACGACGGGTGACGCATCGGGCCGGGTTCCTGGCGTCGACGAACTGTTCGGTCGAGGGCGCTACGCAGCGGCCGAGCGACTGCTGCGCCGCGAGATCGGCAGGTTGAGACGGCGTAGAAACTTCCGAGGTGCGGGCGGCGTCGCCCTCGACCTCGGACATCAACATCTCCTTCGCGGGCGGGTGACAGCCGCGTTGACCGACGCCTCCGAAGCAGAGGAACTGTGCTCCGCGGCGCGCTGGCCCTGTGGGGTGGTCGCGGGCCAACTGCTCGCTGGATGGTCGCTCCTCGAAGACGACCGGCTGGCGGAAGCGGAGGCGACGCTCCGGTCGGCGCTTGCTGGCGCAGTGGAACATGCCCACGCCAACTGCGTTCGAGCGGCCACCCTGAGTGTCGCCACCTACCTTGTGGCGGATCGACGGATGGGCGACGCGCAAGCCGCGATGGCGACTCTGCCCGCCGATGGCCGCGAGCCGTGGCGACACGCAGACGCGGTCGCAGAGCGGCCAGAATCCGACGGATTGGCCGCTCGGTGCACGGAGCCGTGGGAGAAGCCGCCCCGACTACTTCCGCGGCATCATGAACTTCTGTCGGCAGAAATCCAGATTCGTCTTGCGCTAGCCGCGGGGGACCCCAATCTGGCAGCCGACCGACTGGCCCGTGCGTGTGGCGTCGGCGCCATGGCCTGTGGCACGGACCGCGTGTCCTTGTCGGTCTGTGAGGTGCTCGTGTTGGGAGCCCAGGGCCGGACCTCCGAAGCGTCACACGCGTGCGCCGCGGGACTGCGTGCGGCTCGGACGGCGCATGCGCCGGCGATGGCCCTGGAGTTGCGACTAATCTATGCCCAGGTGCTCGCGGAGATGGGACAGCTTCGGGATGCGGCGCGTCTGGTGGAACGCCTGCAGGAGTCGAAATGGCCTGCTCCTTCACGCCTGCGGCGGCGCCTTCGCGAGGTGGCCGACCGGATCGGTCAAGCCCGAAACGGATCGCCGTCGGTCGCCGGTGGCCCAACCGTTCAGGTGGATGCTGCCGATGTGTTGGCGATTCTGCAGTCATGCGGTGAGCGGGAAGACGACCACCAGATTGTCTCGGGAGTCTGCCAGGCGCTACGCACGTCGCTACACGCCACCGCCGTGGCCGTGTTTGGTGGGAGCGCGCGCACGACGCCCCTCGCCTGCGTGGGCAGTCGCAGCTTCACGGCCGACATCATCCGCCGGACGCTGACCTCGAGACGTCCATCCGATCTTGCCGATGTGGCGTACAGCGGGGAAGCAGCGGCTCCGATCTGTTCCGGCAACGAAACGCTTGGCGTGATCGTCGCGAAATGGCCGGCGCCGCCAGGCTCCCTCGCGCTCAGGCATCTGGCGCTGTTGCGTTCTGCCGCGTCGGCTGTCGTGCCCGCCGTTCGCGGGTTGGCCGGAGATGCGCCAGATCTGTCTCGGCATGCTGGCGTGCTCGCGGAGATCGCGGGCTCCAGCTCTGCCGTGATCGAGCTCCGGCAGAGTGTGGTCGGCGCCGCGGCGGCACCGTTCCCCGTGCTCATCCAGGGTGAGAGCGGGAGCGGCAAGGAACTGGTGGCGAAGTCCATTCATGGCGCCAGCGATCGCCGGGCACGCCGTTTCTGTCCGGTCAATTGCGCGGCCCTGCCAGACGAACTGTGCGAAGCCGAGTTGTTCGGGCACGCCAGGGGAGCGTTTACCGGCGCAGCCACCGATCGCGCCGGCCTCTTCGAGGACGCCGACGGCGGGACGTTGTTTCTCGACGAGATCAGCGAGTTGTCGCCGCGCGCGCAGGCCAAGTTGCTCCGCGTGATCCAGGAAGGGGAGGTGCGCCGTCTCGGCGAGAATTCGCATCGCCGCGTGGATCCGCGCATCGTCGCGGCCTCCAATCGGTCACTTCAAGACGAGGTCGACGCGGGACGGTTCCGCCACGACCTGCTGTTCCGGCTCGACGTCATTCGGGTTCGTGTGCCCTCACTTCGGGAACGCCCGGAGGATATTCCGTGTCTGGTCGCGCAGATCTGGAGAACGGCGCGGGAGCGTCTTGCCAGCCGTGCCGAACTCTCACCGGCAACCGTCGATGCGTTGACCCGCTACGCCTGGCCGGGCAACGTCCGGGAATTGCAGAACGTCCTGTGTGCGCTCGCGGCGTATGCGCCGCGCTGCGGCCGCGTGGGGCCGGATCGGCTTCCCTGTCACATCAAGGCGAGTCGCACGAGCGTCGCCGTCGCGCAGACACTCGAGGATGGAAGACGAGAGTTCGAGCGCCGATTCGTCCGTGACGCGCTCGTGCGGGCTGGGGGACGACGGACGCGCGCGGCGGAGCAACTGGGGGTGACGCGGCAGGGCCTGGCAAAATTGCTGGCGCGACTCGAGATTTCGGCTGGACCAGGTGTGCCGGACGATGGCACCAGTGGTCCATGA
- a CDS encoding zinc metalloprotease: protein MPKKESAARTRRTCGAMAAHMMLLEQYPSFRAAQMRLEGVTARRRDTGADPQKATVATIKTIVHVVYNTAEQNISDAQINSQFVALNKDFRATNPDKSQTPVPFKGFVTDARVQFKLVQVTRTKTGKISFTSDDQVKKASTGGIAPTTPKTHLNLWVCPMGGGLLGYAQFPGGPPATDGVVINYKAFGTNGTAAAPFKKGRSATHEIGHYFNLRHIWGDTPDCSGSDMVADTPNCAGPNFGTPPFPTVTCNNGPNGDMFMNYMDYTDDAAMFMFTSQQVLRMRAALESVRSGLL, encoded by the coding sequence ATGCCAAAGAAAGAGTCCGCCGCGCGCACGCGCAGAACGTGTGGGGCCATGGCCGCCCACATGATGCTGCTCGAACAGTATCCGTCGTTCCGCGCCGCCCAGATGCGGCTCGAAGGGGTCACCGCCCGGCGACGGGACACGGGCGCCGATCCGCAGAAGGCGACGGTCGCCACGATCAAGACGATCGTGCACGTGGTGTACAACACCGCTGAGCAGAACATCTCGGACGCGCAGATCAACAGCCAGTTCGTAGCCCTGAACAAAGACTTTCGCGCGACGAATCCCGACAAGAGCCAGACCCCGGTCCCGTTCAAAGGCTTCGTCACGGATGCGCGCGTGCAGTTCAAACTGGTCCAGGTGACGCGAACCAAGACGGGCAAAATCTCATTCACCAGCGACGATCAGGTCAAGAAGGCGTCGACCGGCGGGATCGCGCCCACCACCCCGAAAACACACCTCAACCTCTGGGTGTGCCCGATGGGCGGCGGCTTGCTCGGATACGCGCAGTTTCCCGGTGGTCCCCCCGCAACCGACGGCGTCGTGATCAATTACAAGGCGTTTGGCACGAACGGAACCGCTGCGGCACCGTTCAAGAAGGGACGCTCGGCGACGCATGAGATCGGTCACTACTTCAATCTGCGACACATCTGGGGCGACACGCCCGACTGCAGCGGCTCCGACATGGTGGCCGACACACCCAACTGCGCTGGCCCGAATTTCGGGACGCCGCCGTTTCCGACGGTGACCTGCAACAACGGTCCGAACGGCGACATGTTCATGAACTACATGGACTATACCGACGACGCGGCGATGTTCATGTTCACTTCGCAGCAGGTGCTTCGCATGCGCGCCGCCCTCGAGAGCGTGCGCAGCGGACTGCTGTAG
- a CDS encoding ABC transporter permease, translating into MPRVGAIIVLVTILAALVGPWVVPYDPADQVLADRLARPSMRHPFGLDELGRDVLSRVLAGARISLLVGLSVVAASAGIGTILGSAAGYYGGWIDELISRIIDILMAFPGILLAIALVAVLGPSLTNVVFALASIGWVGYARLVRGQVLRAREFEFVQAARALGAAVPRVIGRHVLPTVLTTVVVQASLGMAGAIIAEASLSFLGLGVQPPTASWGTMLAGGRAHLLDAPHLTIFPGVAIALLVLGFNFLGDGLRDALDPQRPHH; encoded by the coding sequence ATGCCGCGTGTCGGAGCCATCATCGTTCTGGTGACCATCCTGGCAGCCCTCGTGGGGCCATGGGTCGTGCCCTACGATCCGGCCGACCAGGTACTGGCCGACCGGCTGGCGCGCCCGTCGATGCGGCATCCGTTCGGGCTGGACGAACTCGGTCGGGACGTGTTGTCGCGCGTGCTGGCCGGCGCGCGAATCTCGCTGCTGGTGGGGCTGTCGGTCGTGGCGGCCTCGGCGGGCATCGGGACGATCCTCGGATCGGCGGCGGGCTACTACGGCGGATGGATCGACGAACTGATCAGCCGCATCATCGACATTCTGATGGCGTTTCCAGGCATCCTGCTCGCCATCGCCCTTGTCGCCGTCCTCGGCCCCAGTCTGACCAACGTCGTCTTTGCGCTCGCGTCAATCGGCTGGGTGGGGTATGCGCGGCTTGTGCGTGGCCAGGTGCTGCGCGCCCGCGAGTTCGAGTTCGTGCAGGCCGCGCGGGCGCTTGGCGCTGCGGTGCCGCGGGTCATTGGGCGGCACGTGCTGCCGACGGTGCTGACGACTGTCGTTGTTCAGGCCAGCCTGGGCATGGCAGGCGCCATCATTGCCGAGGCGTCACTGAGCTTCCTGGGGCTCGGCGTGCAGCCACCGACCGCGAGCTGGGGCACGATGCTGGCGGGGGGACGCGCACACCTGCTGGACGCGCCGCATTTGACCATTTTTCCGGGTGTCGCGATTGCGTTGCTCGTGCTGGGATTCAACTTCCTGGGCGACGGGCTGCGCGACGCGCTCGACCCGCAGCGCCCCCATCACTGA
- a CDS encoding RiPP maturation radical SAM C-methyltransferase: MLGLETRPAGSRPRVLLVNMPFAAISTPSLALGLLKAELARAGVACDVLYLNVLFAQMVGWSSYGVVERSSALLAGEQMFAHDLFGGRIPPDHQYRAEVLSRVEPKIQHELRHLKAHIPSFLANCLERISWDAYDIIGFSSVFEQNVPSLSLARRVKEGFPRSVIVFGGANCEGIMGLALHRCFPFVDYVITGEADIAFPQLVRRLGDGDPVDDLRGVVYRRGGASVDTGPPDKIVDLDGLPFPDFGDYFEILDRTGAPSGGERHVVLETARGCWWGEKAKCTFCGLNGESIAFRAKSPDRAVEEIVHLVRAYRPRYVRTVDNMMAPSYYDAFLPRLAAANLGVDLFYEVRPTLSKVQIDALARARVTSVQAGIESLSTHMLKLMRKGTTSLRNLEFLKQCRQAGIYVDWNLLFGFPGEQVEDYESTLDLASLITHLDAPSSVGEIRLDRFSPNFEHAEEFGFTNTRPWSLFKYVYPFDRETLMDLVYYFDCDRREVFDDHDYLSRLVEHVSGWKRRNDRLLAQRVNGSLVIDDSRPVGLARQTVLTGIRKDIYEYCDTRRTLAQVDAWLAESRGQSVGTKKLRLLLDEFGAKRLMVEEHGWYLSLALLRDDPVPANAQPRVARESGARSRKATARKRTTTKSVPDSP, encoded by the coding sequence ATGCTCGGCCTCGAGACGCGTCCCGCCGGGAGCCGACCCCGGGTGTTGCTCGTCAACATGCCCTTCGCCGCGATCAGCACACCCTCGCTCGCGCTGGGTCTGCTCAAGGCGGAACTCGCGCGCGCCGGCGTGGCCTGTGACGTCCTCTACCTGAACGTGCTCTTCGCGCAGATGGTCGGTTGGAGTTCCTACGGGGTGGTCGAGCGCTCCTCGGCTCTGCTCGCGGGGGAGCAGATGTTCGCCCACGATCTGTTCGGGGGCCGGATTCCCCCCGATCACCAGTATCGGGCCGAGGTGCTCAGCCGGGTCGAACCAAAGATCCAGCACGAGCTGCGACACCTGAAGGCCCACATCCCATCCTTCCTCGCCAACTGCCTGGAGCGCATCTCCTGGGATGCCTACGACATCATCGGCTTCAGCTCCGTCTTCGAGCAGAACGTCCCGAGCCTGAGTCTGGCCCGTCGGGTGAAGGAAGGGTTCCCGCGGTCGGTCATCGTCTTCGGGGGCGCCAACTGCGAAGGCATCATGGGGCTCGCGCTGCACCGCTGCTTCCCGTTTGTCGATTACGTCATCACCGGCGAAGCCGACATCGCGTTTCCGCAGCTCGTCCGACGTCTCGGCGACGGTGACCCGGTCGACGACCTGCGCGGAGTCGTCTACCGCCGGGGTGGCGCCTCCGTCGACACCGGTCCCCCGGACAAGATCGTGGATCTCGACGGGCTCCCGTTTCCGGACTTCGGTGATTACTTCGAGATCCTCGATCGCACGGGAGCCCCCTCGGGGGGCGAACGGCACGTGGTCCTCGAGACAGCCCGTGGCTGCTGGTGGGGCGAAAAGGCGAAGTGCACCTTCTGCGGTTTGAACGGCGAGAGCATCGCCTTCAGGGCCAAGAGCCCGGATCGGGCGGTCGAGGAGATCGTCCATCTGGTCCGTGCGTATCGTCCGCGCTACGTGCGCACCGTAGACAACATGATGGCCCCGAGCTACTACGACGCCTTCCTGCCCCGCCTGGCCGCCGCGAACCTCGGGGTGGACCTCTTCTACGAGGTGAGGCCAACTCTTTCGAAAGTGCAGATCGACGCCCTCGCGAGGGCGCGCGTGACGAGCGTACAGGCGGGGATCGAGAGTCTGAGCACGCACATGCTCAAGCTCATGCGCAAGGGCACGACCTCGCTCCGCAACTTGGAGTTCCTCAAGCAGTGTCGGCAGGCGGGGATCTACGTCGACTGGAACCTGCTCTTCGGCTTCCCCGGTGAGCAGGTGGAGGACTACGAGAGCACGCTCGATCTGGCGTCGCTGATCACGCACCTCGATGCGCCCTCGAGTGTCGGCGAGATACGCCTCGACCGCTTCAGCCCGAACTTCGAGCACGCCGAAGAGTTCGGCTTCACAAACACAAGGCCCTGGAGCCTCTTCAAGTACGTCTATCCCTTTGACCGCGAGACCCTGATGGATCTCGTCTATTACTTCGACTGCGACAGGCGTGAGGTCTTCGACGATCATGATTACTTGAGCCGGCTCGTGGAGCACGTCTCCGGCTGGAAGCGTAGGAACGACCGTCTGCTGGCCCAGCGCGTCAACGGGTCGCTCGTCATCGACGACAGCCGTCCGGTGGGCCTTGCTCGGCAGACGGTACTGACGGGTATCCGAAAGGACATCTACGAGTACTGTGACACGAGGAGAACGCTTGCCCAGGTCGACGCGTGGCTCGCGGAGAGCCGAGGCCAGAGCGTCGGCACGAAGAAGCTACGCCTGCTGCTGGATGAGTTCGGCGCGAAGCGGCTGATGGTGGAGGAGCACGGATGGTACCTGAGCCTCGCCTTGCTCCGCGATGACCCTGTCCCTGCGAATGCTCAGCCTCGAGTCGCGCGCGAGAGCGGGGCGCGGAGCAGGAAGGCCACAGCTCGAAAGAGGACGACCACGAAGAGCGTCCCGGATTCCCCTTAG
- a CDS encoding glutathione synthase — protein MIFLCGIPTEPSLGLVIERLRELGAPHVVFNQRRFADTRLELEVGDGEVRGELHLDGARHRLEDFVAIYTRLMEWQLLPEVEHEPPDSPSRLHCQNLHAMLMQWHELAPGRVLSRSAEIGVSYSKPMQAQLIRRHGFSIPETLVTNDPDEVRSFRRRHGRVIYKSASYVRSVVNLLDDCDPERLEAVRACPVQFQQFVEGMNLRVHTVGRRAFATSIEASAVDYRYAYLAGEQEKLEEAAISEGFANRCIGLATAFGLDFAGIDFKITDGGEAYCLEVNPSPAFSYYELHTGQPIARAVAEYLMSGS, from the coding sequence ATGATTTTTCTCTGCGGCATCCCGACGGAGCCGTCGCTGGGGCTGGTGATCGAGCGCTTGCGGGAGCTGGGGGCGCCCCATGTCGTATTCAACCAGCGCCGCTTCGCGGACACGCGGCTGGAGCTGGAGGTCGGAGATGGCGAGGTGCGGGGCGAGCTGCATCTGGACGGCGCTCGGCACCGGCTCGAGGATTTCGTCGCCATCTACACGAGGTTGATGGAGTGGCAGCTGCTGCCCGAGGTCGAGCACGAGCCGCCAGACTCGCCCTCGCGCCTCCATTGCCAGAACCTGCACGCGATGCTGATGCAGTGGCACGAGCTCGCCCCGGGTCGCGTCCTCAGTCGAAGCGCCGAGATCGGCGTGAGCTACTCCAAGCCAATGCAAGCGCAGCTGATTCGGCGCCACGGCTTCTCGATCCCCGAAACGCTGGTGACGAACGACCCGGACGAGGTGCGCAGCTTCCGCCGACGCCACGGACGGGTCATCTACAAGTCGGCGAGCTACGTGCGGTCGGTGGTCAACCTGCTCGACGATTGTGATCCCGAGCGGCTGGAGGCCGTACGGGCCTGCCCGGTCCAATTCCAGCAGTTCGTCGAAGGAATGAACCTGAGGGTCCACACCGTCGGAAGGCGGGCGTTCGCCACGTCGATCGAGGCTTCGGCCGTCGACTACCGCTACGCGTATCTGGCCGGAGAGCAGGAGAAGCTGGAGGAGGCGGCGATCTCCGAAGGCTTCGCCAATCGCTGTATCGGGCTGGCCACGGCCTTCGGTTTGGACTTCGCTGGGATCGACTTCAAGATCACCGATGGCGGCGAGGCCTACTGCCTCGAGGTCAATCCCTCACCGGCCTTCAGCTACTACGAGTTGCATACCGGCCAGCCGATCGCACGAGCGGTCGCCGAGTACCTCATGTCGGGGAGCTGA
- a CDS encoding ABC transporter permease produces the protein MWRYLARRLLLTIPVLLGVATLVFLLIHLVPGDPAQSMLGEGAAPQEVAALRSRLGLDQPMPVQFGRFITGLVRGDLGTSLRTGEPVAASITSRMPATAELAIAAMVVALLIAVPLGVAAAVWKGTFVDHCAMTLALVGISIPNFWLGPMMAILFAVELGWLPVSGRGTLAHLVLPSLTLGAALAAILARMTRASLLEELRELYVTASRARGASRARAVWRHAFRNSLVPVVTIVGLQFGSLLTGAIITETIFSWPGVGRLLIQSINFRDYPMVQGCILLIAVTYVMVNLVTDLVYGWLDPRIRLA, from the coding sequence ATGTGGCGCTACCTTGCACGTCGTCTCCTGCTGACAATCCCGGTGTTGCTTGGTGTCGCCACCCTGGTCTTCCTGCTGATCCACCTGGTTCCCGGCGATCCCGCGCAGTCCATGCTCGGGGAGGGCGCGGCACCTCAGGAGGTGGCGGCCCTGCGTTCGCGGCTCGGGCTCGACCAGCCGATGCCAGTGCAGTTCGGCCGTTTCATCACTGGCTTGGTTCGTGGCGATCTCGGCACGTCGTTGCGTACCGGTGAGCCGGTGGCCGCGTCGATCACGAGCCGCATGCCGGCGACCGCGGAACTGGCCATCGCGGCGATGGTGGTCGCGCTCCTGATCGCGGTGCCCCTCGGCGTGGCGGCGGCGGTCTGGAAAGGCACCTTCGTCGATCATTGCGCGATGACGCTCGCGCTTGTCGGGATCTCAATCCCGAACTTCTGGCTGGGCCCGATGATGGCCATCCTCTTTGCGGTTGAACTGGGATGGCTGCCTGTATCCGGAAGAGGCACGCTCGCGCATCTTGTCCTGCCATCCCTCACACTTGGTGCCGCGTTGGCCGCCATTCTCGCCCGGATGACCAGAGCCAGTCTGCTCGAGGAACTCCGCGAACTCTACGTCACAGCGTCGCGGGCACGCGGCGCCTCGCGAGCTCGCGCGGTCTGGCGTCACGCCTTTCGCAACAGTCTCGTGCCGGTTGTCACCATCGTCGGTCTTCAATTCGGATCGCTGCTGACCGGCGCCATCATCACCGAGACGATCTTCTCGTGGCCTGGCGTGGGACGCTTATTGATCCAATCGATCAACTTCCGCGACTATCCCATGGTGCAGGGATGCATCCTCCTGATTGCGGTCACCTACGTGATGGTCAATCTCGTGACTGACCTCGTCTACGGGTGGCTCGATCCGCGGATACGGCTGGCGTAG